From the genome of Bos taurus isolate L1 Dominette 01449 registration number 42190680 breed Hereford chromosome 2, ARS-UCD2.0, whole genome shotgun sequence, one region includes:
- the RSRP1 gene encoding arginine/serine-rich protein 1 isoform X3 — MSSYVNDLWSGSPPKASPSSSRSGSCSQPSSASGSRSPSRSSVSSRSWSRSRSPPGRRSRSRSRSRRRHQRRYRRYSRSYSRSHSRSRSRRYRERHSGSTRRSYRSRSRSRGRLYYRSAYAIARGRHYYGFGRTVYPEERRSWRGRSRSRSRSPTPFRLSEKDRMELLEIAKANAAKALGTANFDLPASLRSVPVSKERNQETAVLTNGAKSEMF, encoded by the exons ATGTCCAGTTACGTGAACGACCTGTGGTCGGGTTCGCCGCCCAAGGCCTCGCCCTCGTCCTCGCGGTCGGGCTCATGCAGCCAGCCGTCGTCGGCCTCCGGGAGCCGCTCTCCGTCCCGTTCCAGCGTCTCGAGCCGGTCGTGGTCCCGGAGCCGCAGCCCGCCCGGGCGGAGGAGCCGCTCCAGGTCTCGCTCCCGAAGGCGCCACCAGAGGAGGTACCGGCGCTACTCGCGCTCTTACTCGCGGAGCCACTCGCGTTCCCGCAGCCGCCGGTACCGGGAGAGGCACTCCGGCTCCACTCGGAGGTCCTACCGGTCCCGCAGCCGCTCCCGCGGCCGCTTGTATTACCGGAGTGCCTACGCCATCGCGCGAGGCCGCCACTACTACGGCTTCGGCCGCACCGTCTACCCCGAGGAGCGCAGAAGCTGGAGGGGGCGATCCCGGAGCAGGTCGCGGAGCCCAACCCCCTTTCGCTTGAGCGAGAAAG ATCGAATGGAGCTGTTAGAAATAGCCAAAGCCAATGCAGCAAAAGCATTAGGAACAGCCAACTTTGACTTGCCAGCTAGTCTCAGAAGTGTTCCTGTATCTAAAGAAAGAAACCAGGAAACAGCTGTACTGACTAATGGTGCAAAGTCTGAG ATGTTTTGA
- the RSRP1 gene encoding arginine/serine-rich protein 1 isoform X2 translates to MSSYVNDLWSGSPPKASPSSSRSGSCSQPSSASGSRSPSRSSVSSRSWSRSRSPPGRRSRSRSRSRRRHQRRYRRYSRSYSRSHSRSRSRRYRERHSGSTRRSYRSRSRSRGRLYYRSAYAIARGRHYYGFGRTVYPEERRSWRGRSRSRSRSPTPFRLSEKDRMELLEIAKANAAKALGTANFDLPASLRSVPVSKERNQETAVLTNGAKSEKS, encoded by the exons ATGTCCAGTTACGTGAACGACCTGTGGTCGGGTTCGCCGCCCAAGGCCTCGCCCTCGTCCTCGCGGTCGGGCTCATGCAGCCAGCCGTCGTCGGCCTCCGGGAGCCGCTCTCCGTCCCGTTCCAGCGTCTCGAGCCGGTCGTGGTCCCGGAGCCGCAGCCCGCCCGGGCGGAGGAGCCGCTCCAGGTCTCGCTCCCGAAGGCGCCACCAGAGGAGGTACCGGCGCTACTCGCGCTCTTACTCGCGGAGCCACTCGCGTTCCCGCAGCCGCCGGTACCGGGAGAGGCACTCCGGCTCCACTCGGAGGTCCTACCGGTCCCGCAGCCGCTCCCGCGGCCGCTTGTATTACCGGAGTGCCTACGCCATCGCGCGAGGCCGCCACTACTACGGCTTCGGCCGCACCGTCTACCCCGAGGAGCGCAGAAGCTGGAGGGGGCGATCCCGGAGCAGGTCGCGGAGCCCAACCCCCTTTCGCTTGAGCGAGAAAG ATCGAATGGAGCTGTTAGAAATAGCCAAAGCCAATGCAGCAAAAGCATTAGGAACAGCCAACTTTGACTTGCCAGCTAGTCTCAGAAGTGTTCCTGTATCTAAAGAAAGAAACCAGGAAACAGCTGTACTGACTAATGGTGCAAAGTCTGAG AAATCATGA
- the RSRP1 gene encoding arginine/serine-rich protein 1 isoform X1: protein MSSYVNDLWSGSPPKASPSSSRSGSCSQPSSASGSRSPSRSSVSSRSWSRSRSPPGRRSRSRSRSRRRHQRRYRRYSRSYSRSHSRSRSRRYRERHSGSTRRSYRSRSRSRGRLYYRSAYAIARGRHYYGFGRTVYPEERRSWRGRSRSRSRSPTPFRLSEKDRMELLEIAKANAAKALGTANFDLPASLRSVPVSKERNQETAVLTNGAKSELSDTLTEDGTKNANEKFYQQKSITFSSNNSVAKPMLQKSAKAIAEENSSGYPKIDKKKSPYGLWIPV from the exons ATGTCCAGTTACGTGAACGACCTGTGGTCGGGTTCGCCGCCCAAGGCCTCGCCCTCGTCCTCGCGGTCGGGCTCATGCAGCCAGCCGTCGTCGGCCTCCGGGAGCCGCTCTCCGTCCCGTTCCAGCGTCTCGAGCCGGTCGTGGTCCCGGAGCCGCAGCCCGCCCGGGCGGAGGAGCCGCTCCAGGTCTCGCTCCCGAAGGCGCCACCAGAGGAGGTACCGGCGCTACTCGCGCTCTTACTCGCGGAGCCACTCGCGTTCCCGCAGCCGCCGGTACCGGGAGAGGCACTCCGGCTCCACTCGGAGGTCCTACCGGTCCCGCAGCCGCTCCCGCGGCCGCTTGTATTACCGGAGTGCCTACGCCATCGCGCGAGGCCGCCACTACTACGGCTTCGGCCGCACCGTCTACCCCGAGGAGCGCAGAAGCTGGAGGGGGCGATCCCGGAGCAGGTCGCGGAGCCCAACCCCCTTTCGCTTGAGCGAGAAAG ATCGAATGGAGCTGTTAGAAATAGCCAAAGCCAATGCAGCAAAAGCATTAGGAACAGCCAACTTTGACTTGCCAGCTAGTCTCAGAAGTGTTCCTGTATCTAAAGAAAGAAACCAGGAAACAGCTGTACTGACTAATGGTGCAAAGTCTGAG CTATCAGACACGTTAACAGAAGACGGAACAAAAAATGCCAATGAAAAGTTTTATCAGCAAAAAAGCATCACTTTTAGCTCTAAC aattcTGTAGCAAAGCCTATGCTTCAGAAATCAGCTAAAGCTATTGCTGAAGAGAATTCTTCAGGATACCCAAAAATAGATAAGAAGAAAAGTCCGTATGGACTATGGATACCTGTCTAA